GTGTCAATCTCTTCAAATTTCAGTGTAAGGCGATCATAAGCATCGGCAATTGGATCGCTGTTAGTAAAGGCTGCAGTTGTCATGGTGTGTCCTCCCGTCTTTGTTGGGTGAATGGGTGGTCGGGTGATTCGTAACCGCCATAGGACGGCCAGTGGTATTTCCCTCGCGGGTCTTGTATTTCCACCGAAACCTGACCAAGAGCAGGAGACATAAAAAAGCCGCAAGCTGTCGGGTGCGGGGGAAGAGCTTCCTTCTTACAAGGACTATAATTGACGTTAAGGTACTGAATTATAGGGATTATTTCTGATGGCCTGAACGGCCTGGGACGGTAATGGACGTGATTACGTATTCACGGGTTGAAGCGTTCAATCACGTTGAGCAGGCGCTCATCATCCGGTGTGGTCGCTAATGCACTATCCCACACCTCACGTGCTCCTTCCTTATCACCCATCACCCAGAGTACTTCACCCAAATGGGCTGCAATCTCCGGATCGTCGCGCATGGCTCTTGCCTTGCGTAGGTACGTGACCGCTTCCTCATATCGACCAAGCCGATAGAGTACCCAACCGTAGCTATCTAAAATATAGAAATCGTCAGGGCTCAGTTCCTGAGCGCGCTTGATCAATTCATAGGCTTCTTCGTAGCGATCTGTCCGGTCGGCCAGCGTATAGCCCAGCGCATTTAGGGCCTGGGCGTTGTCCGGCTGATGCTCCAATATCTCACGCAGGTCTTGTTCCAAAATATCAAGCCGATCCATCTTCTCAGCTAGCATGGCCCGCGCGTATAAAAGATCCGGGTTAAAATTGTTTTCCAAGGCACGATCATAGACTTCCATCGCCTCTGCGTAGCGACCCTCAGTCGTCAAGATCTCACCTTCGGCTTGGACCAAGACGGTCTCTTGACGGGGATTCTGGGTTTGAATCGCGTTGAGGTGGGCCCTTGCCTCTTCCAACTTACCTTGCTTCGCAAGTAGTAGCGCAAGGCGAACCTGTCCGTCGAGATAATTTTCACCGCGTTCGACCCCCATATACCATGTGGTCGCCGATTCATAGTCGTTCTGCTCCTCGGCGATGCGCCCGAGATAGTAGCGCGCCTCATCCACACGCTGATTGTTATCGACAAGACGACCAAAGTACTGCCCAGCATCATCAAAATGATTGTCCTGCAGATAAAGAAGGCCGAGTGCATAAAGGACATCCGCATTATCTGGCTGCTGGAGGATTAGAAGCTCATAATTCTCACGCGCTTCGTCATACCGTTTGGCTTCCGTTAAGAGCCGCGCGTAGGTCATGCGCACATTGAAATCGTCTTCCCGCTCACCAAGCCTTTCATTCAGCCAAGCCAAGGCGGCATCCATATCATCTTGCTTTTGCAGGACCGAGACGTAGGTCATGGCCGCATTGAAGTTATCTGGATCGAGTACGAGGACCTGCTCCAGCGCGGTTTGCGCCGTGTCATAATCCCCCACACGGACCGCTAAGTGAGCGTACGCGAATAACGCCTCCGGATCGTCTCGGCGTTCGGCGACCAGCTCTTGCATAAGCTCTAGTGCCACCTGCTGATCTTTTTCCCGACCGAGCAAATTGGCAATCATCCAAAGCTTCTGGTTGGAATTGCCACTGGGGGTCGCAAGAATGTAGTCAAATTGGCGCAATGCCTCCTTGGTATCACCTGTGCGAATAGACATCGCCACCAGTACCTGCCGGGCCTCAATGTTATCGGGGTCTGCGCGCACCCAAAGGCGTGCGGCTTCCAGCGCCTTGTCGTCCTTCCTCGCGAAAACGGCGATTCGGGTTGCCCGCTCAGCGAGCTGTGGGTCAGGAATACTACGTGCAAGCTCCAAATAGTTATTGACTGCAAGATCAGGCTGACCGCGCTGACCTGCAATTTCAGCCACCAGCAGCTTGTAAAGGATCT
Above is a window of Gammaproteobacteria bacterium DNA encoding:
- a CDS encoding tetratricopeptide repeat protein — translated: MIHRNVWVQALVLGAVVGLLSGCAGGTLKGTPASPETAAQPAAGAKAGEPAVRPQQELTQEILYKLLVAEIAGQRGQPDLAVNNYLELARSIPDPQLAERATRIAVFARKDDKALEAARLWVRADPDNIEARQVLVAMSIRTGDTKEALRQFDYILATPSGNSNQKLWMIANLLGREKDQQVALELMQELVAERRDDPEALFAYAHLAVRVGDYDTAQTALEQVLVLDPDNFNAAMTYVSVLQKQDDMDAALAWLNERLGEREDDFNVRMTYARLLTEAKRYDEARENYELLILQQPDNADVLYALGLLYLQDNHFDDAGQYFGRLVDNNQRVDEARYYLGRIAEEQNDYESATTWYMGVERGENYLDGQVRLALLLAKQGKLEEARAHLNAIQTQNPRQETVLVQAEGEILTTEGRYAEAMEVYDRALENNFNPDLLYARAMLAEKMDRLDILEQDLREILEHQPDNAQALNALGYTLADRTDRYEEAYELIKRAQELSPDDFYILDSYGWVLYRLGRYEEAVTYLRKARAMRDDPEIAAHLGEVLWVMGDKEGAREVWDSALATTPDDERLLNVIERFNP